The proteins below come from a single Pleuronectes platessa chromosome 1, fPlePla1.1, whole genome shotgun sequence genomic window:
- the gatm gene encoding glycine amidinotransferase, mitochondrial, which yields MLRVRCLRGGSRGAEAAHLIGAMLGRSVTGWVQRAFQSSSSAAAVQSHAAVEEEHVTGLVPQDCPVSCFNEWDPLEEVIVGRAENANVPPFTVEVKANTYEKNWPFFQKYGGQPFPADHLKKAHAEIEEMCNILRHEGVNVRRPEPIDWSMNYTTPDFSSSGLYAAMPRDILLVVGNEIIEAPMAWRSRFFEYRAYRPLMKEYFSKGAKWTTAPKPTMSDELYDQDYPIRTVEDRHKLAAQGKFVTTEFEPCFDAADFIRAGTDIFVQRSQVTNYMGIEWMRRHLGSDYKIHIISFKDPNPMHIDATFNIIGPGLVLSNPDRPCHQIEMFKKAGWNVVKPPTPLMPDDHPLWMSSKWLSMNVLMLDEKRVMVDKHETTIQKMFENLGIKTIKVNIRHANSLGGGFHCWTTDVRRRGTLQSYFH from the exons ATGCTGCGAGTCAGGTGTCTGAGAGGAGGTAGCAGGGGGGCCGAGGCTGCCCATCTGATCGGAGCCATG cTCGGCCGGTCGGTGACTGGATGGGTGCAGAGAGCGTTCCAGAGCAGCTCAAGTGCAGCAGCTGTTCAGTCCCACGCGGCAGTGGAAGAGGAGCATGTTACTGGGCTTGTGCCACAGGACTGTCCCGTCAGCTGCTTCAATGAATGGGACCCTCTGGAGGAGGTGATTGTGGGTCGTGCCGAAAATGCCAATGTCCCTCCCTTCACTGTGGAAGTGAAA GCTAACACATATGAGAAGAACTGGCCCTTCTTCCAGAAGTATGGGGGCCAACCTTTTCCTGCGGATCACTTGAAAAAAGCTCACGCTGAGATTGAAGAAATGTGCAATATCCTGCGTCACGAAGGCGTCAATGTGAGGAGGCCGGAGCCCATCGACTGGTCCATGAACTACACCACCCCCGATTTCTCATCCTCCG GCTTGTACGCTGCCATGCCCAGAGACATCCTCCTGGTTGTGGGTAATGAGATCATCGAGGCTCCTATGGCCTGGAGATCTCGCTTCTTCGAGTACCGGGCCTACAGACCTCTGATGAAGGAGTACTTCAGTAAAGGTGCTAAATGGACCACTGCTCCCAAACCCACCATGTCCGACGAGCTGTACGATCAG GACTACCCTATACGCACAgtggaggacagacacaagctgGCCGCCCAGGGGAAGTTTGTCACCACGGAGTTCGAGCCCTGCTTCGACGCTGCTGATTTCATTCGAGCCGGGACGGACATTTTTGTGCAGAGGAGTCAG GTTACAAATTATATGGGAATCGAATGGATGCGTCGTCACCTGGGATCAGACTACAAGATCCACATCATCTCATTCAAAGATCCCAACCCCATGCACATCGACGCCACCTTCAACATCATCGGGCCTGGACTGGTGCTGTCCAACCCGGATCGCCCCTGTCACCAG ATTGAGATGTTCAAGAAGGCCGGCTGGAATGTTGTGAAACCTCCAACGCCTCTGATGCCTGATG ACCACCCACTGTGGATGTCCTCCAAATGGCTGTCCATGAACGTCCTGATGTTGGACGAGAAGCGTGTGATGGTTGACAAACATGAAACCACcattcagaaaatgtttgagaatCTTG GTATCAAGACCATAAAGGTGAACATTCGCCATGCCAACTCCCTGGGTGGTGGCTTCCACTGCTGGACAACCGATGTCCGCCGCCGTGGTACCCTGCAGTCCTACTTCCACTAG
- the zgc:158482 gene encoding long-chain fatty acid transport protein 2, giving the protein MDLYVVSVLFASVLIGPLAIRTFCPYLWKDVQYFGVLLRILVKFASRRRRRPLFSVLDRFLEQSAARGDKPFIVFGEDTLSYSVTDARSNKVANALRAHPGFKAGDTVALFMGNEPAFLITWLALAKLGSPVALLNHNIRTKSLLHCFSCCGAKVLISAPELKEAVEDVLPTLMEQGVTVLLMTTHCDTPGIESFSDKVEEAPDEPLPRSLRSHITFKSPAVYIYTSGTTGLPKAAVVNQNRLLIALAILSSNGVTSSDVIYVNLPLYHTAGFLIGFIGSIETGSTIVLKRKFSTSQFWDDCRKHGVTVVQYIGEVMRYLCSTAKRDNDKEHKVRLAIGNGIRADIWREFLSRFGNIKVQEFYASTEGNVGFVNYAGKIGAIGRVNYFHRKLFPFTLIKYDTEQDEIVRDANGLCVESPRGETGLLVSKITDIAPFVGYAQNKDQTERKKLRDVVKKGDLYFNSGDLMRIDEENFIYFQDRVGDTFRWKGENVATTEVSDILTISDCLTEANVYGVQVPGHEGRVGMAAATVMEGAEFDGSKIYNHVVSYLPSYARPRFIRIQNAVEVTGTFKQLKVQLVEESFDPGRIRDPLYILDDKEKSYVPLTEQIYSSITSGHIKL; this is encoded by the exons ATGGATTTGTACgtggtttctgttttatttgcaaGTGTCCTCATCGGGCCGCTCGCCATCAGGACTTTCTGCCCGTATCTGTGGAAGGATGTGCAGTATTTCGGAGTTCTGCTGCGGATCTTGGTGAAGTTCGCCTCCAGGCGCAGGAGGAGacctctcttctctgtcttgGACCGTTTCTTGGAGCAGAGCGCGGCGCGCGGGGACAAACCCTTCATTGTGTTCGGGGAGGACACTTTGTCTTACTCGGTCACGGACGCACGGAGCAACAAAGTGGCCAACGCTCTGCGGGCCCATCCCGGGTTCAAGGCCGGAGACACCGTGGCTCTGTTCATGGGGAACGAACCCGCCTTCCTGATAACCTGGCTGGCGTTGGCTAAGCTCGGATCCCCCGTGGCTCTGCTCAACCACAACATCCGCACCAAGTCCCTGCTGCACTGCTTCAGCTGCTGCGGGGCCAAGGTGCTGATATCTGCCCCGG agcTGAAGGAGGCAGTGGAGGATGTGCTGCCCACGTTGATGGAGCAGGGCGTCACCGTCCTCCTGATGACCACACACTGTGACACGCCGGGAATCGAGAGCTTCTCTGACAAAGTGGAAGAGGCGCCAGACGAGCCGCTCCCTCGATCCCTCCGATCTCACATCACCTTCAAGAGTCCTGCCGTCTATATCTACACCTCTGGAACCACAG GTCTCCCGAAGGCGGCTGTGGTCAATCAGAACCGTCTCCTGATAGCTCTGGCGATTCTGTCTTCAAACGGCGTAACGTCCAGTGATGTCATCTACGTCAACCTGCCTCTGTACCACACAGCGGGCTTTCTAATCGGCTTCATTGGCTCCATTGAGACAG gttCAACCATCGTCCTGAAGAGGAAGTTCTCTACCTCTCAGTTTTGGGACGACTGCAGGAAACACGGTGTGACCGTCGTCCAGTACATCGGAGAGGTGATGCGTTACCTCTGCAGCACAGCAAAG AGAGACAACGACAAGGAGCATAAAGTCCGACTGGCCATCGGTAATGGAATCAGGGCCGACATATGGAGAGAGTTTCTCAGCCGCTTTGGCAACATCAAGGTCCAAGAGTTTTATGCCTCCACTGAGGGAAATGTGGGATTTGTCAACTATGCAGGAAAGATTGGAGCCATCGGACGTGTCAACTACTTCCATCGG AAGCTGTTTCCCTTCACCCTTATCAAATACGACACAGAGCAAGATGAAATCGTCCGAGATGCTAATGGCCTCTGTGTGGAGTCGCCCAGAG GTGAGACAGGACTGCTGGTGTCGAAGATCACAGACATCGCTCCTTTCGTCGGCTACGCTCAGAACAAAGACCAGACGGAGCGGAAGAAGCTTCGGGATGTTGTGAAGAAGGGAGATCTGTACTTCAACAGTGGAGACCTCATGAGGATCGATGAGGAGAACTTCATTTACTTTCAGGATCGTGTTGGCGACACGTTCAG GTGGAAAGGTGAGAATGTGGCCACGACCGAGGTGTCGGACATCTTGACCATCAGTGACTGTCTCACAGAAGCCAACGTTTATGGAGTCCAAGTGCCAG GGCATGAGGGGCGGGTAGGTATGGCAGCTGCTACTGTGATGGAAGGCGCCGAGTTTGATGGAAGTAAAATATACAACCACGTGGTCAGCTACCTGCCCTCATACGCCCGACCTCGCTTCATAAGGATTCAG AACGCCGTGGAGGTCACTGGCACCTTCAAGCAGCTGAAGGTGCAGTTAGTGGAGGAGAGTTTCGATCCAGGACGTATCCGGGACCCTCTTTATATCCTCGATGATAAAGAGAAGAGCTACGTTCCGCTGACAGAGCAGATCTACAGCTCCATCACATCAGGACACATCAAACTATGA